In Brachionichthys hirsutus isolate HB-005 unplaced genomic scaffold, CSIRO-AGI_Bhir_v1 contig_881, whole genome shotgun sequence, a single genomic region encodes these proteins:
- the LOC137914650 gene encoding urotensin-2 receptor-like, with protein MTTVSMEPVGALVERGANATDAPLSTHQDMAATFTIGTILSIMCLVGVTGNIYTLVVMCQSMRTAASMYIYIINLALADLLYLLTIPFVVCTHFLKGWYFGDVGCRVLISMDFLTMHASIFTLTIMSTERYFAVLKPLDTVKRSKSYRKAIALLVWAASLILTLPMIVSIQLMTVGNKAMCLPTLTPLSYKIYISFLFCTSIVAPGLIIGYLYIQLARTYWISQTETFKQTKKLPNQKVLYLIFTIVLLFWACFLPFWIWQLLGQFHPSLPLSIKAKRNINYLTTCLTYSNSCINPFLYTLLTKNYKEYMRKHKRSWRAGSYFNRRNRFQRSPRRSPSSSSQQFTESFMLSHTASLRAHNSSL; from the exons ATGACCACAGTATCCATGGAGCCTGTTGGGGCCCTCGTGGAGAGAGGGGCCAATGCTACCGACGCACCTCTGAGCACACACCAGGACATGGCTGCCACCTTCACCATAGGCACCATCCTCTCTATCATGTGCCTTGTTGGAGTCACTGGGAATATCTACACTCTAGTCGTGATGTGCCAATCCATGCGGACCGCAGCCTCCATGTACATCTACATCATAAACCTAGCATTGGCCGATCTGCTCTATCTTCTCACCATACCCTTTGTCGTCTGCACACACTTCCTGAAGGGATGGTACTTTGGGGACGTAGGGTGCCGGGTCCTGATCAGCATGGACTTTCTGACCATGCATGCAAGCATCTTCACGCTGACGATCATGAGCACAGAGCGCTACTTTGCTGTACTCAAACCACTGGACACAGTGAAGCGCTCCAAGAGTTACCGGAAGGCCATTGCTCTGCTGGTTTGGGCTGCGTCCCTCATCCTCACTCTACCGATGATTGTGAGCATTCAGCTCATGACAGTGGGCAACAAGGCTATGTGTCTGCCCACCCTGACACCGCTCTCCTACAAAATTTACATCTCCTTCCTATTTTGCACTAGCATCGTTGCCCCGGGACTAATCATCGGTTATCTCTACATCCAGCTTGCACGCACGTATTGGATTTCACAGACAGAGACCTTCAAACAGACCAAGAAACTTCCCAATCAGAAG gTGCTGTACCTGATCTTCACCATTGTGCTTCTCTTCTGGGCATGCTTCCTGCCCTTCTGGATCTGGCAGCTGCTTGGTCAGTTCCATCCCTCGCTGCCCCTGTCCATTAAAGCCAAACGCAACATCAACTACCTGACCACGTGTCTGACGTATTCCAACAGCTGCATAAACCCCTTCCTGTATACGCTGCTCACCAAGAACTACAAGGAGTACATGAGGAAGCATAAGCGATCTTGGAGGGCTGGCAGCTACTTCAACAGGAGGAATCGCTTCCAGCGCTCGCCACGGCGATCGCCGTCCTCCAGCAGTCAGCAGTTCACTGAGAGCTTTATGCTCTCTCACACGGCTTCCCTAAGAGCTCATAACAGCAGTTTGTAA